In Flavobacterium sp. GSB-24, the genomic window AAAGACGCCCAGGATCTTGCATCGGCCAAAACCAACTTTCTTTCCACTATGTCCCATGAACTGCGCACACCTTTAAATGCCGTTGCAGGTATGGCTGAATTATTGGCAATGTCGGATTTGAAACCCGCAGACAGGGAAAACCTGGAAGTGCTGCGTTTCTCTGCCCAGAACCTTATGTTTATCATTAATGACATTTTAGATTTTAATAAAATAGATGCTGATAAGGTAGTGCTTAAAAATGACGGGGTTCGGCTGGATTTGCTTCTGAAAAATATTTACAGGTCATTTGCTGCTGAAACTCAGGCAAAAAATATTGGGTTTGACCTTCAATGCGATCCGGGTCTTGAAAACGTAAAATTACTGGGCGATAAAGACAGGCTTTCACAGATTTTGTTCAATATAGTCGGAAATGCCGTCAAATTCACCATCCAGGGCAGTGTTGCAGTGCAAGCGGCAATCTCTGAAAGGGATAGGGAGAAGCTGACTGTTTTGTTTATCGTCAGAGATACCGGCATAGGAATTTCGCCTGAGGAGCAGCATCAGATTCTTGATCCCTTTGTGCAGAAAAACAGCAAATCAAACAGGCAGTTCTATGGTACAGGTCTGGGGCTCACTATTGCCAGCAGGCTGATCAGCCTTAAAGGCGGTGTTTTGAAAATTTCAAGCAGTGAAGGGCATGGGGCGGAATTGAGTTTTGAGCTGGCTTTTAAAATGATCACCAGCGCGGATTCCGGCGGCGATTTTAAGAGCCTTCCCAGTGAAAAAGATATAAGTTCTTTGAGGGTTTTGGCTGCAGAGGACAATGCAGTGAATATTATGGTCATTAAAAAGCTTCTCAATAAGTGGAATATCCAGCCGGTTATAGCCCGTAATGGAAGAGAAGCACTGGATGCTGTAATTTCCAATGATTATGATCTTGTGCTCATGGATATAAACATGCCCCTGATGGATGGTTTTGAAGCGGCGCAGATGATACGAAATCTCCCTGATAAGGCAAAGGCATCCATTCCGATTATTGCCTTAACCGCATCGGTTGATTTTAGCAGCAGCCAGCAGTCTGGATGCGAATATATAAATGATTATATCCTAAAACCGTTTTCTGCAGCCCTGCTGAAAGAAAAACTGGATCAATTAATGGGGGCGCATTAAATATGCGGCGATAAGCTGTATGTTTTTTATTGCCCTGATTATTTCAAGGCAGCTCATCTAAGGACTTCTCTGCTTTTCTTATGTTTTTATTCCATTTATGCCATCCGGCGAAGTAAAACTGCGTATTAATTTTGTTTAATTATTTTTAAAAAATATTAAACAAAATAACTATCTTTAATGCTGGATACTGCTCTTTATTTAAGCGGCAGTTCTGCGAAATGAGCGTATGAAAGAAAATATGATCCAGCGCCATCCGCTGAAAAATCACCTAATGCCCCGGGAAGCTGCCCAAATGGCTGGCTATCTTATTTCCGGGGCATCGGCTTCAATATCTGGACAGGTTTTTTCAATGGATTACAAACTGGTGAGTTTTAAATCATAAAAGATAATTATGAAGATTCTCTTGACCGGCGCCACGGGATATATTGGAAAAAGGCTCCTTGTGATCTTAATCGGCCAAGGGCATGAAGCGGTATGCTGCGTGAGGGATAAAAACAGGTTTTATTATCCTGAGGGGGCTGAAAAAAGCATTCAGCTCATCGAAGCTGATTTTCTCGATAAGCAGAGCCTGGAGGCTATACCTGATGATATTGATGCCGCCTATTATCTGATCCATTCCATGTCCGGTTCTGGCTCTGATTATGATAGACTGGAAAGTATTGCCGCGCAGAATTTTACAGACAGGATCGATGCGACGGCTGCCCGTCAGATTATTTACCTCAGCGGTATTGTAAATGGCCGGAATTTATCAAAGCATCTGTCTTCCAGAAAAGCAGTGGAGGATATTTTAAATGCATCAAGGGTTCCGGCGGCAACATTAAGGGCAGGTATTATTGTGGGCTCGGGAAGCGCCTCATTTGAAATCATACGCGGCCTGGTGGATAAACTTCCTGTTATGGTCACCCCAAAATGGCTCAATACCAGGTGCCAGCCCATAGCGGTGTCCGATGTGCTGGAGTTTCTGATCCGCTCACTTCTCAATGAAAAGACCTATCATGAGAGTTTTGATATCGGCGGTCCGGATATATTGACCTATAAAGAAATGCTGCTGGGGTTTGCCCGGGCTAAAAAACTAAAAAGATATATTTTTACCGTGCCGGTGATGACTCCAAAATTATCGTCTTACTGGCTTTATTTTGTTACCTCCGTTTCCTTTAGGCTTGCTTCGGCACTGGTCAGCAGCATGAAGGTGGAGGTGGTCTGCAGAGATAACCGCATCAATGCGCTGCTGGGCGTAAACCCAATGCCTTACAAAGAGGCCCTTGAAAAGGCTTTGGTAAAAATCAATTGGGATGCGGTAATTTCAAGCTGGAAAGATTCCCTTATAAGCGGCCGGTTCAAGGGAAATGTTTCCCACTATCTTAAGGTGCCCAAAAAGGGCTGCTTTATTGACAGAAGGAAAAAAGCAGTGCGGAACAGAGATTATACAATCGGCAGAATCTGGGCCATAGGCGGAGAAACGGGATGGTATTATGCGGACTGGCTTTGGGATCTGCGGGGATTTATCGACAAGGTTTTTGGAGGTGTGGGCCTTAGAAGGGGAAGGACCCATAAAAATGAGCTTCATCCCGGGGATGCGCTGGATTTCTGGCGTGTGGTCTATGCGGACAAAGCGGAGGGAAAACTTATTTTATACGCCGAAATGAAACTGCCCGGTGAGGCCTGGCTGGAATTTAAGATCATTAATAATGATTTATATCAGGCCGCAACCTTTAAGCCCAGAGGACTCATAGGCAGGCTCTACTGGTATTGCGTGCTTCCATTTCATGGTTTTATATTCGGGGGAATGCTTAAAAAATTAATCTAGCAAGTATCGAAAATGGCTGCTGCATTGGTTTATAAAAAAAAGCACCTGTGATGTACAGATGCTTTTTCAAAGTGGTTTTTATAGTATATTAGGCTTTCACTACATTTACTGCGTTCGGCCCTTTTTGGCCTTCTTTTACCTCGTACCTCACCGGGTCATTCTCACGGATATTTTCCGATAGGCCTGAAACATGGACAAAAATTTCGTTTCCTCCGTTATTTGGCGTTATAAATCCGAATCCTTTTTCTTCATTGAAGAATTTTACTGTACCTTCCTGCATCTTAATTGTTTAATTTGTCCAAATGTAGTCTATTGAAACGCGGTAAAGGGTAAAAAATAAATAAATTGTGCTTTTATTAACTTTTGGCAGCAGGTTTAAAGGCATAATTGGTCTTCTGCGGCCCATATTACATTTAATTAAATATAATATTTTTACTATACATTTGTTTTCTGCCCGCTGAACGCATAAAATAGTGCAGCTTTTCTATCAATTGCCTTTAATAATTTTCGTAATTTTTCCAACAGCAGAGCATCGATTATAAATAATGGACTGCTCATAATCCTGAAAATTCTATTTTTTTGTTTATTTTTCAATAAAAAAAGACAGCTGTTTTTGGCAGCCGGCCTCCAAAAAGAGGCAGCCGGCCCGTATAGCTGTTTTTAGCGCACTGCCGCCGGTGCAGTGTTTTTGGCTCTGGAGCCTGCGGGTCTGTTTTCGGGACAGCTAAAACCCTTTGGGGCATGTACATGGCAAAACAGCCCAAAGGGTCGACATTTGTTATTGCAGGAGAGATTCGTGAATTATTTTTCTGCAGTCATCTCTGATCCTGCATGCCCGACCGGAGAAGTGAATCTAACACAGTAAAATCCAAATTTATGTACAGCAGAATAAATGAGAATATAAAAACGCTGAGAGAGCTTAAAAATTACACCCAGCAGTATATGGCCTTAAGGCTTGATATGACCCAGGCGGGCTACAGCAAAATTGAAAAAGGCGCAAGCAGTGTGAGTTTTGAAAAGCTGGAAGAAATTGCAGCAGTCTTTGAAATGGATGTGAGAAACATCATAAGCTTTGACATCAGCGGGTACCTGGACCCCGGATTTAAAAGCAGTGCCGCTGCAGGGCAGCACAGCGCTTTAAACAGGCTCTACACGGACAAAATTGCCCTTCTGGAGAAACTGCTGGAAAAAACCGACAGGGAGCTCAATGTCTATAAAAATAAATTCGGGGGCCTCTAATACGGTTCTTCGCAGGCTGGCAGCAGGCAGCAGGGGCTTAAAAAACCTGCGGGAAACAGTACTGGCTGCAGTTAGGGGCCCCGTTTTTCTTCACAGGCCGGGAAAATTGCGTATATTGAGCTGTTAATAATCTTTTGCATAGTCAGATATTTTTAAAGTTTTAAGTCAATATAGATTTTAGATATGACTTTTTAAATTCGAACATTGCTTAACTGCCCTACCGATAAAATGGGGCGTATTGTGCCAGAAACTATGAAAAATATCTATTTTGCCGATGATGATCCCGATGACAGGGAAATTTTTGCCGAGCTTTTCTATGAGATGTTCCCTGTGGAGGGCCTGAGGCTTTTTGAAAGTGGCAAAGCGCTGACCGATGCCCTCTCTGCGCCGGCCGGCCCGCTCCCGGACCTTATCCTTCTTGATCTGCAGATGCCTTTAAAAGATGGTTTTGAATGCCTTAAAGAAATACGCGGCGGCAGAGAAGATATAAAAGACATCAGGGTTATCATTTTTTCCACCTCGTCAAATCCCCGCCAGGTGGAGCTTGCCCTTGGTATGGGGGCAGATTCTTATGCCGTCAAGCCCGTCTTGTACAGGGATTTGAAATCCCTGATACGCAGGATAGTGGAAATGGACTGGGAAGATCCCCAGGCGGACCGAGGTCTGCTTTTGCGCTGATGCGGCCTGAATTGATCCGGGCGGCGGTTTAAAGCAGCCCGCACTGCATTAAAAAAAAACAGATGGAAGTGTAAAATGGAAGATTACGTTTTTAGGCCGCCGTGCCGCATTTTGCCGCCCTGCATTTTTCCTGGGCTGTTTTTTTATCTGTTTTATTCCCCCTAAAGCCTGCAGTAAAGACAAAGGCAGGCCTCTGCGGTGGAAATTGTGGAATAATCTTAAAGCGGCATGTAACATCCCGGGCATTAAAAACCTGTATATTCGTTTTAAAAATAGACTGCAGCCATGGAAGGAACTTTACAGCTTTTAAGAGATATAGTGGATAATGCCCCGCTGCCCATAGGGGTGTATACCGGCAGTGAATTAAAGATAGAACTGGCCAATCTGGCGATGATAAAAACCTGGGGCAAAGGCGATAAGGTGCTGGGCCGAAGCTATATTGAGGTGCTTCCCGAGCTTGGGAAGCAGCGCATTTTTGAACAGGCCCTTGAGGTTTATAGAACCGGCAGCGCATTTCATGCCAAGGATAAAAGGGTGGATATTGTAATGGACGGGCAGCAGAAGACTTTTTATTTCAATTACTGCTTTATGCCCCTTTTCGATCAGCAGGGACTTGTCTATGGGGTGATGAACACTGGGATGGATATCACCGATCTTCATCTGGCAAAGGAAAAAGTGCAGAGTTCCGAAGAGCAGCTTCGCATGGCCGTTGAGGCATCGGGGATGGGCACCTACGAAATAGACCTGCTGAGCCAGTCCATAGCGACTTCGGGCAACTTCAGTTCTATTTGGGATATAAAAGATACCATTACAAATGAAAAGATCATATCAAAGCTTCATCCCGATGATATAGCAGTGCGTGAGAAAGCCCACCTTGATGCCCAGAAGAGCGGAGTGATTTCCTATCAGGCCAGGATCATAAATGAGGACAAATCGCTGCGATGGACCAATATCACCGGTAAAATAATCAGAGATGAGAACGGGAAGCCGGTTAAAATCACCGGCATTATCGAGGATATAGACCGCCGGAAGACCCTGGAGGAACAGCTTCGAAAGGAGGCACGCGAAACTACCCAGGAGCTCCAGCGTTCCAATGACGATCTGCAGCATTTTGCCAATCTGGTCAGCCATGACCTCAGGGAGCCGGTGCGCAAGGTCAAAACCTTTATCAGCCGGATGCGCGATGAAATGCAGTCCGATTTCAGCCAGAGGCTGGAATGGTATGTGGGAAAGATCGAACATTCCGCCCACAGGATGCAGAATGTCATTGAAGGCATACTGGCCTATTCCGCCGCAGACAAGAAAAAACAGCCCGTGGAGCGCATTGACCTTAACAGGATCCTGGAAGGGATCAAGACCGACCTTGAACTGGTCATACAGGAGAAAAATGCGGTCCTTATCAGCTCTGAGCTCCCTGAGATTCAAGGGGCAAGGATCCTGATCCAGCAGCTTTTCTACAACCTGGTGCACAATGCCCTTAAGTTTTCAAGGGCGGAAATTCCTCCAAAGGTCATTATCAGCAGCAGTCTGGTTCAGGGCAGCGGCGGGGATCTGGTGCAGGTCTGCATTCAGGACAACGGAATCGGCATTGATAAGGCATACAGCGAGCGGATCTTCACAGCCTTTGAGCGCCTTCATTCCAAGGACCAGTACGAAGGCAGCGGTCTTGGGCTGTCACTCTGCAGAAAGATTGCGGAGCGCCACGGGGGGACCATCACAGCATCAGGGGAAAAGGACAAGGGGGCCGTCTTTACGGTCGTGCTGCCCTTAAAGCAGCAAAGCACTGCGCTTTAGGCCGTGCGGGATATTTTTTAACATTCAGGCATGACCGGGCAGCCTTTTTAATCACTATATTTGATTTATAATCACAGCGGTTTATAAACGGAATTTTTTACAATGCACAAACAAGTACGATTCAGGGTGAAAAAGGATCTGGAGCCCCGCCAGCAGCTCAGGGTAATTAAATTAAAAGGAAGCCTCATCTCAAAAGGCTATACCGAGATTATCCACATCATGGACCAGGACCAGCAGTATCATCTCAACACTTTTGAGACCCAGTCAGATAAACAAAATGAAGTGCGGCAGTATATAGCGGCCTTTATCAGCAGTGAGAACCTCTCTGAGGCCATAACAATAGATTAACCGGCTTAACTCAATTTGACCAGGATTATTACCCATGCCCGTCTGCTGTACACAGGCGGGCATTTTTTTGTTTTGGCGCCAAAGAATCCGAAAAGCCCGTTTTTACTTCATAATGCACAGCTGGGAATGATGATCTGAGGAGCCCTTATGTGCCGGATATCCCGCTGCTTTCAATATTATCGGCCAATGGAAATCTTTTAAGCATTTTTGCCCTACATTTGACAGGTAAAAACCCCTCCAATATGATAAGTTCCGATAATTCCAGCACGGCCCCTGAGGGGGAAAATGAAAAAGAGCCTGTAAAGATCCTGCTGGCCGAGGATGACACCGAGGACCAGGAATTGTTCCTGGATGCCCTTCAGGAAGCGCAGATTTCCTCTGAGGTAACGGCCGTGGAAAATGGGCAGGAGCTCCTCGATACCCTCAGGGATGAATCCCAGGGTGATCCGGATATTATTTTTATAGATGTCAATATGCCCGTTAAAGACGGAAAGAAGGCGCTGGAAGAAATAAAGAAAGACGATGAGCTTCGGGACATCCCGGCCGTTATGCTCTCCACCTGGGACCATCCTTCAGACATTGAAGATGCCTTTGGGAAGGGGGCGGACCTTTATGTGCAGAAACCGAGTTCTTTTGCAGGCTTTGTGCTGGTGCTCAAGAAAGTATTCCTTCTGCACTGGGCCAAAGCTTTATTGAGGCCGGTCAGAAAATTATTTTTTGTTTCGGAAAAGAACATATCACAAGGGGACTCCTAAGGAATTCATACCCGAAGCCGGCTGCTTTTTCTACTGTATGGCTTTTATCCATTATAGAATGCTTTATTTTTGGAGCTTTTTCCCGCTATACGTTACAATCTTTGCGGCGAACCCCGCCGCAAAGGATTTTCACTGCTATCGGGGCTGGCCCTTATTATGTGCTGCCTTTAAAAAGCAGGTGTAAGTCTGTATTAGGATCATTGAAAATAAATAGTAATTATAAGTGCTTTTGGATACTTTTGCAGGGTTATAATGCTAACCATTGTCTCAGGCGGAAGCAAAAAAAATAAATTTATATATGCCATACAAGAATATACTTCTCATTGATGATGACAGTGATGATACGCTTTTTTTTATTGAGGCTCTCAGCACGCTAAGCAGCGAAGTCAATTGCCGTACAATGCATAATCCCTTTAAAGCATGGGAAGAGCTGCAGGTTTTAGAAGAGTTGCCTGATATCATATTCTTAGATTATAATATGCCCATGATAAGCGGACTGGAATTTATTAAGCGCATGCAGCAGGCAGAGCGCTTAAAGCATATTGAGGTCATTATGCTTTCGACACCTCCCGAGCAGGTAATGCTGCCATGGCTCTACAGGAACAATATATCGGTAAAATATATATCAAAGCCGGCAGGTATCCAGGAACTTCAAGAGATACTGCCGGGAATCTTATGTCCGTTGATGCAATAAGCTGCAGAATTTAATTTCGAGTGCTCAGCATGGTCAATTGCATATAGTATTCCGGATTGAAACCTTAGTTTACTGAAATATAAACAGGTCTAAAATTCATTAATAAAATGGCCCATTAATAGATACGGCTTACTTTTTTGAATAGGCATATTCATGTCTGAGTATCCATTTATTTTCTCCCGAGAAGAGAACTTCTTTTCGCATGGAAAATGAGGTGCCGCTTATTGTATAGGTTTGTTTGATCAGGGCCTGTTTATTATCATTGCCGTCTTTTCCCTGTCTTTGGGTTACTATCTGTATCCGGCCACCGGCTTGTTCAGTTCTTGAGATTACCTGTTCTTTTCCAATGTATTTCCCATCTTTTGAAATGCTGATAATCTGGGTCGAGTTGGCGCTTTTCTCTTTAGGGTAGGTATTGATGAATTCAAATTCATTGGAATCATTGATCCTTTTAACCTCAATGTCAGCCGCCATTGTATAGGGTCTGCCGGATGAATAATCAAGGTAGGTCAGGCTTCCGGTCCAGCTTCCGGACAATTGCTGGAAGTCCTTTAAAAGCTGCTCTGCATTTTTCTGGGCATCTGCGCAATGTGCGGTGAACAGTGTAATGAGTAATGCTGTAATAGCGGTGATTTTTTTCATTAGCGTTGTTTTTAAATTATACATTTTTGCTTGTGCATTATAAAAATAATCAGAAAAAAGACAAACAGAATTGACTTTGGGTAAGTTTTCAGCGGCCGCTTTTTTTTAAATCTGAGTTATCATTTTTTTTACTATAAAGACCTTTATATTTTTGATTTGCTGCACTTGATTTATTTTTTATTGTTTTGAGCCCCGACAGCAGTACTGTTTTTTGCATCTTAAGGATGGGCGTGCAAATGGATCAAAAAAGCAAAAAACATTTTCAGCTGATTATATCCAGGATGGATTCTTGCCATATGCATACCCTTTTAGTGAAAGAATCTGGTAATTAATTAGATTTTTTTTGTTTAATGTTATTTGATGAAAGTTAAACAATGGCTATCTTTATAATGAAATACAGCTTCTTGCAAGCTGCTATTGCAAAGCGGCACATTAATTTAAATTTTACGCAATGGAAAAAATAGTGGTTATCGGGGGCAGCAGGGGGATTGGAAGCGCAATACTGCTGCAGCAGTTAGAAAAAAAGCAGGTTTTTAATATCAGCAGGACTCCGCCTGAAGTTTCACATCCTGATTTGATCCATCATAGGGCAGATATTCTCCATGACAGCCTTCCAGAAATTGAAAGTATCGATGCGCTTATTTATTGTCCGGGATCTATAAACCTGAAACCTATTTTAAGTCTGGGTGCCGATGATTTCAGAAGTGACTTTGAAATCAATGTCATCGGCGCGGTAAAAGCCATTCAGCACTATCTGCCGGCTTTAAAAAAAGCAGCAAATCCCTCCATTGTCCTTTTCAGCACCATAGCGGTAAAACTCGGGATGCCTTATCATGCCAGTACAGCCGCCGCAAAAGGCGGTGTAGAGGGACTTGTGAAATCATTGGGCGCAGAGCTGGCACCGGCTAT contains:
- a CDS encoding SDR family oxidoreductase, yielding MKILLTGATGYIGKRLLVILIGQGHEAVCCVRDKNRFYYPEGAEKSIQLIEADFLDKQSLEAIPDDIDAAYYLIHSMSGSGSDYDRLESIAAQNFTDRIDATAARQIIYLSGIVNGRNLSKHLSSRKAVEDILNASRVPAATLRAGIIVGSGSASFEIIRGLVDKLPVMVTPKWLNTRCQPIAVSDVLEFLIRSLLNEKTYHESFDIGGPDILTYKEMLLGFARAKKLKRYIFTVPVMTPKLSSYWLYFVTSVSFRLASALVSSMKVEVVCRDNRINALLGVNPMPYKEALEKALVKINWDAVISSWKDSLISGRFKGNVSHYLKVPKKGCFIDRRKKAVRNRDYTIGRIWAIGGETGWYYADWLWDLRGFIDKVFGGVGLRRGRTHKNELHPGDALDFWRVVYADKAEGKLILYAEMKLPGEAWLEFKIINNDLYQAATFKPRGLIGRLYWYCVLPFHGFIFGGMLKKLI
- a CDS encoding response regulator, with the translated sequence MPYKNILLIDDDSDDTLFFIEALSTLSSEVNCRTMHNPFKAWEELQVLEELPDIIFLDYNMPMISGLEFIKRMQQAERLKHIEVIMLSTPPEQVMLPWLYRNNISVKYISKPAGIQELQEILPGILCPLMQ
- a CDS encoding response regulator encodes the protein MKNIYFADDDPDDREIFAELFYEMFPVEGLRLFESGKALTDALSAPAGPLPDLILLDLQMPLKDGFECLKEIRGGREDIKDIRVIIFSTSSNPRQVELALGMGADSYAVKPVLYRDLKSLIRRIVEMDWEDPQADRGLLLR
- a CDS encoding cold shock domain-containing protein, with the protein product MQEGTVKFFNEEKGFGFITPNNGGNEIFVHVSGLSENIRENDPVRYEVKEGQKGPNAVNVVKA
- a CDS encoding response regulator; protein product: MISSDNSSTAPEGENEKEPVKILLAEDDTEDQELFLDALQEAQISSEVTAVENGQELLDTLRDESQGDPDIIFIDVNMPVKDGKKALEEIKKDDELRDIPAVMLSTWDHPSDIEDAFGKGADLYVQKPSSFAGFVLVLKKVFLLHWAKALLRPVRKLFFVSEKNISQGDS
- a CDS encoding ATP-binding protein, translated to MKLLAVILILFIFQRIISLFLLLGQAEGFYIWRSALLLLFLTALLIFLFCGFSWRLLGHAYIWIVSILIWSAIVTLRQGVNLVTLQYILIIISVAYYILGTRWGLIYSLANIVPVTAMVFLAPYTGIDLMQADLNLNMRAFNFLFVYNFFSLLFVHYFFFDAFKKTNQRERQLSLSLKQSLKDAQDLASAKTNFLSTMSHELRTPLNAVAGMAELLAMSDLKPADRENLEVLRFSAQNLMFIINDILDFNKIDADKVVLKNDGVRLDLLLKNIYRSFAAETQAKNIGFDLQCDPGLENVKLLGDKDRLSQILFNIVGNAVKFTIQGSVAVQAAISERDREKLTVLFIVRDTGIGISPEEQHQILDPFVQKNSKSNRQFYGTGLGLTIASRLISLKGGVLKISSSEGHGAELSFELAFKMITSADSGGDFKSLPSEKDISSLRVLAAEDNAVNIMVIKKLLNKWNIQPVIARNGREALDAVISNDYDLVLMDINMPLMDGFEAAQMIRNLPDKAKASIPIIALTASVDFSSSQQSGCEYINDYILKPFSAALLKEKLDQLMGAH
- a CDS encoding ATP-binding protein, which gives rise to MEGTLQLLRDIVDNAPLPIGVYTGSELKIELANLAMIKTWGKGDKVLGRSYIEVLPELGKQRIFEQALEVYRTGSAFHAKDKRVDIVMDGQQKTFYFNYCFMPLFDQQGLVYGVMNTGMDITDLHLAKEKVQSSEEQLRMAVEASGMGTYEIDLLSQSIATSGNFSSIWDIKDTITNEKIISKLHPDDIAVREKAHLDAQKSGVISYQARIINEDKSLRWTNITGKIIRDENGKPVKITGIIEDIDRRKTLEEQLRKEARETTQELQRSNDDLQHFANLVSHDLREPVRKVKTFISRMRDEMQSDFSQRLEWYVGKIEHSAHRMQNVIEGILAYSAADKKKQPVERIDLNRILEGIKTDLELVIQEKNAVLISSELPEIQGARILIQQLFYNLVHNALKFSRAEIPPKVIISSSLVQGSGGDLVQVCIQDNGIGIDKAYSERIFTAFERLHSKDQYEGSGLGLSLCRKIAERHGGTITASGEKDKGAVFTVVLPLKQQSTAL
- a CDS encoding SDR family oxidoreductase encodes the protein MEKIVVIGGSRGIGSAILLQQLEKKQVFNISRTPPEVSHPDLIHHRADILHDSLPEIESIDALIYCPGSINLKPILSLGADDFRSDFEINVIGAVKAIQHYLPALKKAANPSIVLFSTIAVKLGMPYHASTAAAKGGVEGLVKSLGAELAPAIRINAIAPTITETSLSSSILRNDRMKENMLERHPLKNYLKPQEVAQMADYLISKAAGSISGQIFQMDYGLVSFKI
- a CDS encoding helix-turn-helix transcriptional regulator, which gives rise to MYSRINENIKTLRELKNYTQQYMALRLDMTQAGYSKIEKGASSVSFEKLEEIAAVFEMDVRNIISFDISGYLDPGFKSSAAAGQHSALNRLYTDKIALLEKLLEKTDRELNVYKNKFGGL